A stretch of the Acyrthosiphon pisum isolate AL4f chromosome A2, pea_aphid_22Mar2018_4r6ur, whole genome shotgun sequence genome encodes the following:
- the LOC100165857 gene encoding protein arginine n-methyltransferase 1, putative produces the protein MSQIETSAESNADTKIDPMEVIMDNNVVDDVAETSSALAVSNGLKNRSVNVSDMTSMDYYFDSYAHFGIHEEMLKDEVRTLTYRNSMYYNKHLLKGKIVLDIGCGTGILSMFAAKAGAAKVIGVECSNIVEYAKQIVADNHLDHIVTIIKGKVEEIDLPDGITKVDIIISEWMGYCLFYESMLDTVLYARDKWLKEDGMLFPDRANLFITGIEDRQYKDDKINWWENVYGFNMSAIRNVAISEPLVDCVEPKQVVTNSSLLKEVDLYTVKKEDLTFTAPFNLQVRRQDYVHALVTYFTVEFTKCHKRIGFSTAPESPYTHWKQTVFYLDNYLTVKRNDEVYGTFSMSPNERNTRDMDFVIDIEFKNDVNDVTESNKYRMR, from the exons ATGTCTCAAATTGAAACGTCTGCCGAAAGTAATGCC gatACTAAAATCGATCCTATGGAAGTAATAATGGATAATAATGTAGTTGATGATGTTGCTGAAACGTCTTCTGCATTAGCTGTATCAAATGGGTTAAAAAATAGATCAGTAAATGTAAGTGATATGACTTCAATGGACTACTATTTTGATTCATATGCTCATTTTGGCATACACGAAGAGATGCTTAAGGATGAAGTACGAACTCTCACATATAGAAATTCtatgtattacaataaacatttacttaag GGTAAAATTGTATTAGATATTGGTTGCGGTACAGGAATTTTATCTATGTTTGCTGCTAAAGCTGGTGCAGCCAAAGTAATAGGTGTAGAGTGTTCCAACATTGTAGAATATGCTAAACAAATTGTAGCGGATAACCATTTAGATCATATTGTCACAATAATCAAAGGAAaa gtTGAAGAAATAGATTTACCTGATGGTATTACTaaggtagatattattatatcagaatGGATGggatattgtttattttatgagtCTATGTTGGATACTGTACTTTATGCAAGAGACAAATGGTTAAAAGAAG ATGGAATGCTGTTTCCTGATCGTGCAAATTTATTCATAACTGGTATTGAAGATAGACAATACAAAGATGACAAAATTAACTGGTGGGAAAATGTGTATGGATTTAATATGAGTGCCATACGTAATGTAGCTATAAGTGAACCATTAGTAGACTGCGTAGAACCTAAGCAg GTTGTTACAAATTCAAGTTTATTAAAAGAAGTAGATTTGTATACAGTAAAAAAGGAAGACTTAACGTTTACTGCTCCGTTTAATCTCCAAGTCCGCCGCCAAGATTATGTGCATGCATTGGTTACTTATTTTACTGTAGAGTTCACCAAGTGTCATAAACGTATCGGCTTTTCGACAGCTCCAGAATCACCGTATACACATTGGAAACAAACAGTATTCTACCTGGATAACTATTTAACTGTGAAAAGAAATGATGAGGTGTATGGCACTTTTTCAATGTCTCCTAATGAACGTAATACCCGAGATATGGACTTTGTTATTGACAtcgaatttaaaaatgatgttaacGATGTGACCGAATCTAATAAATACCGTATGCGCTAA